In uncultured Bacteroides sp., the following proteins share a genomic window:
- a CDS encoding N-acetylmuramoyl-L-alanine amidase: MKKSIIYTITTIASIWFATIGCAPVFGKDFVLVLDAGHGGHDPGAIGEFSREKNINLNIVLKVGRLVQQNCDDVKVIYTRKTDIFIPLDQRTEIANKANADLFISVHTNAAPTKVARGTETFSLGLSRSSANLEVAKRENSVILMEDDYKQRYAGFNPNSAESYIMFEFIQDKHMEQSVSLATLIQKQYKSFSGRSDRGVHQDIFLVLKTSAMPSVLTEVGFISNPEEEQYLNSEEGTDVLAKSIFNAFQQYKLRHDVRRSKIKVPLRPDEDKEQEVKHSYTVDNQEKSDTTNRNIKKSVEGPAKKEERGSTPPKESGLVFKIQILSSAKKLKTSDARFKNLTPVEPFVESGVYKYTYGASENYNKVLRTKREIAAQFKDAFIIAFKDGEKINVNTAIAEFKKNKK; encoded by the coding sequence ATGAAAAAAAGTATCATTTATACCATTACTACAATCGCCAGCATCTGGTTTGCCACCATTGGATGTGCACCCGTATTCGGAAAAGATTTTGTATTAGTTCTTGATGCTGGGCACGGGGGACACGACCCTGGCGCTATTGGTGAGTTTTCGCGTGAAAAAAACATCAATCTGAACATCGTTTTAAAAGTTGGTCGTCTGGTTCAGCAAAACTGTGACGATGTAAAAGTTATATATACTCGTAAAACAGATATCTTTATCCCGCTAGATCAACGGACTGAAATTGCAAATAAGGCTAATGCCGACTTATTCATTTCAGTTCACACAAATGCAGCTCCAACAAAGGTTGCAAGAGGAACTGAAACATTTTCTCTCGGGCTTTCCCGTTCCAGTGCAAATCTTGAAGTTGCCAAACGTGAAAACTCGGTGATTCTTATGGAAGATGACTATAAACAAAGATATGCGGGCTTTAACCCTAATTCAGCTGAATCTTATATCATGTTTGAGTTTATTCAGGACAAGCATATGGAGCAAAGTGTTAGTCTGGCCACATTGATTCAGAAACAGTATAAGTCATTCAGTGGAAGATCCGACCGCGGAGTACATCAGGATATCTTTCTGGTTTTAAAAACCAGCGCAATGCCAAGTGTGCTGACTGAAGTAGGTTTCATTTCTAATCCGGAAGAAGAACAATATCTTAATAGCGAAGAAGGGACAGATGTCTTGGCTAAATCAATATTTAATGCATTTCAGCAATATAAACTTAGACACGACGTACGCCGGTCAAAAATAAAAGTGCCACTTCGTCCCGATGAAGACAAAGAACAAGAAGTAAAGCATTCTTATACAGTTGATAATCAGGAAAAATCTGATACAACAAATCGAAATATCAAAAAGAGTGTGGAAGGTCCTGCAAAAAAAGAGGAAAGAGGAAGCACTCCACCGAAAGAGAGTGGTTTGGTCTTTAAAATACAAATCTTATCTTCCGCAAAAAAACTAAAGACAAGCGATGCACGCTTTAAAAATTTAACTCCAGTAGAACCTTTTGTTGAAAGCGGGGTTTATAAATATACCTACGGAGCATCAGAAAATTACAATAAAGTATTGCGTACCAAAAGAGAAATTGCCGCCCAGTTTAAAGATGCTTTTATCATTGCATTTAAAGACGGCGAAAAGATAAATGTTAATACTGCCATTGCAGAATTTAAAAAGAACAAGAAATAA
- a CDS encoding MlaD family protein encodes MKYFTKEVKIGLAGIISLCMLVYGINYLKGINMFKPSSYFYVKYKDIQGLAKSSPVFADGFRIGIVRDIFYDYTHPGNVTVEVELDNEMRIPKGSHAELITEMLGTVKMNLILSINPKEAYSIGDTIPGTVNNGLMEAVTKSIMPQMEKMLPKLDSIMTSLNKIAADPNIPATLKSVRVTADNMAEATTQLRSFMKKDVPQITSKINIIGDNFVTISGNLRNINYASTFNKIDSTMANVKKVTEKLNRKDNSLGLLLNDTSLYRNLSATGANASLLLQDLKSNPKRYVHFSLFGRK; translated from the coding sequence ATGAAATACTTTACTAAAGAAGTTAAAATAGGATTAGCAGGTATTATCAGTTTATGTATGCTCGTATACGGCATAAATTACCTGAAAGGAATAAATATGTTTAAACCCAGCAGCTATTTCTATGTAAAATACAAAGATATCCAGGGACTGGCTAAATCAAGCCCGGTGTTTGCCGACGGTTTTCGCATCGGTATTGTGAGGGATATTTTTTATGATTACACACATCCTGGAAACGTAACCGTAGAAGTTGAGCTCGACAACGAAATGAGAATTCCTAAAGGAAGTCATGCCGAGTTGATTACTGAAATGCTTGGCACAGTAAAAATGAATCTGATTTTAAGCATTAATCCAAAAGAAGCTTATTCAATTGGAGATACAATTCCGGGGACTGTGAATAATGGTCTGATGGAAGCTGTAACTAAGTCCATCATGCCTCAAATGGAAAAGATGCTTCCTAAGCTAGATTCCATTATGACATCGCTGAACAAAATTGCTGCCGATCCAAATATTCCTGCTACACTGAAATCAGTAAGGGTAACAGCCGATAACATGGCAGAAGCAACTACCCAACTTCGTTCATTCATGAAGAAAGACGTACCACAGATTACCAGTAAGATAAATATTATAGGTGATAATTTCGTAACTATCAGCGGTAATCTTAGGAATATTAACTATGCCTCAACTTTTAATAAAATAGATTCCACAATGGCCAATGTGAAGAAGGTTACAGAAAAGCTTAACCGAAAAGATAATTCACTTGGACTTTTACTCAATGACACTTCACTTTATAGAAATTTGTCGGCCACCGGTGCAAACGCTTCGCTTTTATTGCAAGACTTGAAGAGCAATCCAAAACGTTATGTGCACTTCTCTTTATTTGGTCGAAAATAG
- the dnaA gene encoding chromosomal replication initiator protein DnaA, with protein MIESNHVSLWNRCLRVIRDNVPETTFNTWFVPIVPLKYEDSALTVQVPSQFFYEFLEDKFVELLRATLYKEIGEGTKLMYRVIVDNSSKASVDLEATNRSTAIPQRSAIRNGNKAPNTLKAPSPLDLDPQLNPNYNFENFIEGYSNKLSRTAGEAVAVNPAKTTFNPLFLYGPSGVGKTHLVNAIGTRIKELFSDKRVLYVSAHLFQVQYTDSVRSNTINDFINFYQTIDVLIIDDIQEFASLTKTQNTFFHIFNHLHQNGKQLILTSDRAPILLQGMEDRLLTRFKWGLTAELEKPNVELRKNILKNKIHRDGLKFPEEVITYIAENVNESVRDLEGIVISIMAHSTIYNKEIDMELAERIVRKAVRCETKTITIDDIIEKVCKHFELEPSAIHSKSRKREVVQVRQLAMYLAKKHTDTSSSKIGTLIGNRDHATVLHACKIVKGQFDVDKSFRAEVEEIEASLRRK; from the coding sequence ATGATTGAATCCAATCATGTAAGTCTATGGAACCGCTGTCTCCGAGTAATTCGCGACAATGTTCCTGAGACTACATTTAACACATGGTTTGTCCCTATTGTCCCTCTTAAGTATGAGGACAGTGCGCTGACTGTACAAGTTCCTTCACAATTCTTTTATGAATTTCTGGAAGATAAATTTGTAGAGCTACTGCGTGCTACTTTGTACAAAGAGATCGGTGAAGGAACAAAACTAATGTACCGGGTAATTGTAGACAATAGCTCAAAAGCTTCCGTAGATCTGGAAGCCACAAATCGTTCAACTGCAATTCCTCAGCGAAGTGCTATTCGCAACGGGAATAAAGCTCCTAATACACTTAAAGCTCCGTCGCCACTAGATCTTGACCCTCAGCTTAATCCAAACTATAACTTTGAGAACTTTATCGAAGGTTATAGTAATAAGTTATCAAGAACAGCCGGTGAAGCTGTTGCTGTTAATCCTGCAAAGACAACATTTAATCCATTGTTCCTTTACGGTCCATCCGGTGTTGGCAAGACTCATCTTGTAAACGCTATTGGAACCCGAATTAAAGAACTATTTTCTGATAAAAGAGTCTTATACGTATCTGCACACTTATTTCAGGTACAATACACTGATTCTGTTCGTAGCAATACCATCAATGACTTTATTAACTTCTACCAAACTATCGATGTATTGATTATTGATGATATACAGGAATTTGCTAGTCTTACAAAGACTCAGAACACATTCTTCCACATCTTTAACCATTTACATCAGAATGGCAAACAGTTAATTCTGACATCAGACCGTGCTCCTATCCTACTTCAGGGGATGGAAGACAGACTACTTACCCGTTTCAAATGGGGATTAACTGCAGAGCTAGAAAAGCCCAATGTAGAGCTTAGAAAGAATATCCTAAAGAATAAGATTCACCGCGATGGTTTAAAGTTCCCGGAAGAGGTTATAACTTATATTGCCGAGAACGTAAACGAGAGTGTACGTGACCTGGAAGGTATTGTTATTTCCATTATGGCTCATTCTACTATTTATAATAAGGAAATAGATATGGAACTGGCAGAAAGAATTGTGCGTAAAGCCGTTCGCTGCGAAACAAAGACCATTACTATTGATGATATTATCGAGAAAGTTTGCAAGCATTTTGAGTTAGAGCCATCAGCTATTCATTCTAAATCAAGAAAAAGAGAAGTTGTCCAGGTACGTCAGTTAGCTATGTACTTAGCTAAAAAACACACTGATACGTCCTCCTCTAAGATTGGCACTTTAATTGGCAACAGAGATCACGCAACAGTTCTACATGCCTGCAAAATTGTTAAAGGTCAGTTCGATGTAGACAAATCTTTCCGTGCTGAAGTGGAAGAAATTGAAGCTTCACTTAGAAGAAAATAA
- a CDS encoding NADPH-dependent oxidoreductase encodes MIESIKNRRSIRKYKNQEVNPELLNDLLSTASRVSTIGNMQVYSVVVTRDAEMKEKLAPAHFNQPMVKGAPVVLTFCADFNRFSKWCEYRNAQPGYANFMSFMNAATDALIYTQNFCTLAEDAGLGICYLGTAIYNPQQIIEILQLPKLVFPIATITLGYPDECPSLVDRLPIEAIVHEESYCDYTREMIDKLYAYKESLPENKQFIAENNKETLAQVFTDVRYTRKDNEFMSENLFKTLKQQGFIL; translated from the coding sequence ATGATAGAATCAATAAAAAACAGAAGATCAATAAGAAAGTATAAGAATCAGGAAGTGAATCCTGAATTGTTAAATGATTTGCTTTCTACCGCTTCGCGTGTGTCTACCATAGGAAACATGCAGGTTTACAGTGTTGTTGTTACTCGCGATGCTGAAATGAAAGAAAAATTAGCTCCTGCTCATTTTAACCAGCCAATGGTAAAAGGGGCACCGGTTGTTCTTACATTCTGTGCAGACTTTAACCGTTTCAGTAAATGGTGTGAATATCGAAATGCCCAACCGGGTTATGCTAATTTCATGTCATTTATGAATGCTGCAACAGATGCTTTGATTTACACTCAGAACTTTTGCACGTTGGCAGAAGATGCTGGATTAGGGATTTGTTATTTGGGAACAGCTATCTATAATCCGCAACAGATTATTGAGATTCTTCAATTACCAAAGTTGGTTTTCCCAATTGCTACAATAACTCTGGGATATCCTGATGAATGCCCATCTTTGGTTGATCGCCTGCCAATTGAAGCAATAGTTCATGAAGAGTCTTACTGCGATTATACTCGTGAGATGATAGACAAATTGTATGCTTACAAGGAATCTTTACCTGAAAACAAGCAGTTTATTGCTGAAAATAATAAAGAAACATTGGCACAGGTATTTACAGATGTAAGATATACCAGGAAGGATAATGAATTTATGTCTGAGAATCTTTTCAAGACTTTAAAACAACAAGGTTTTATTTTATAA
- a CDS encoding adenosylcobalamin-dependent ribonucleoside-diphosphate reductase: MEKNTFSYEEAFESSLQYFKGDELAARVWVNKYAVKDSFGNIYEKSPEDMHWRIANEVARIEAKYKNGLSSKELYNLFDHFKYIVPQGSPMTGIGNNYQVASLSNCFVIGVDGAADSYGAIIKIDEEQVQLMKRRGGVGHDLSHIRPKGSPVKNSALTSTGIVPFMERYSNSTREVAQDGRRGALMLSVSIKHPDSESFIDAKMTEGKVTGANVSVKLDDDFMAAAVEGRPYKQQYPIDSANPTTEKEIDASSLWKKIVHNAWKSAEPGVLFWDTIIRESVPDCYADLGYKTTSTNPCGEIPLCPYDSCRLLAINLYSYVVNPFKEDAYFDYELFKEHVALAQRIMDDIIDLELEKIERIIHKIDSDPEGAEVKHAEKLLWEKIYKKSGQGRRTGVGITAEGDMLAALGLRYGTEEATTFSEEVHKTIALYAYRSSVEMAKERGAFEIYDAEREKNNPFINRLKDADPALYEDMKKYGRRNIACLTIAPTGTTSLMTQTTSGIEPVFLPVYKRRRKVNPNDTQVHIDFVDEIGDAFEEYIVFHHKFVTWMEASGYNTTKRYTQEEIDELVAKSPYYKATSNDVDWMMKVKMQGRIQKWVDHSISVTINLPNDVDEDLVNRLYVEAWRSGCKGCTVYRDGSRSGVLLSTKSDKNELPPCKPPTVVEVRPKVLEADVVKFQNNKEKWVAFVGLLDGRPYEIFTGLQDDDEGILLPKTVTQGRIIKSVDDNGVKRYDFQFENKRGYKTTIEGLSEKFNKEYWNYAKLISGVLRYRMPIEQVIKLVGQLQLDNESINTWKNGVERALKKYIQDGTEAKGKKCPNCGNESLIYQEGCLICTSCGSSRCG; encoded by the coding sequence GTGGAGAAGAACACTTTTTCTTATGAGGAAGCTTTTGAATCATCTTTACAATACTTTAAAGGTGATGAGCTTGCTGCAAGGGTTTGGGTTAACAAATACGCAGTAAAAGACTCTTTCGGAAACATCTATGAAAAGTCACCGGAAGATATGCATTGGCGAATAGCAAATGAAGTTGCGCGTATTGAAGCTAAGTATAAAAACGGTCTTAGCTCGAAAGAGTTATATAATCTGTTTGATCACTTTAAGTACATTGTTCCTCAGGGAAGCCCAATGACTGGTATTGGTAACAATTATCAGGTAGCTTCACTTTCCAATTGCTTTGTGATTGGAGTAGATGGAGCAGCCGACTCTTATGGTGCTATTATTAAAATAGATGAAGAGCAGGTACAACTGATGAAAAGAAGAGGTGGCGTAGGTCACGATCTTTCCCACATTCGTCCAAAAGGATCACCAGTTAAGAATTCCGCACTAACTTCCACCGGGATTGTTCCGTTCATGGAACGCTATTCTAACTCTACCAGAGAAGTGGCACAGGATGGCCGCCGCGGAGCATTGATGCTTAGTGTATCAATTAAACACCCTGATTCGGAATCTTTCATTGATGCCAAGATGACTGAAGGGAAAGTGACCGGAGCAAACGTATCCGTAAAGCTTGATGATGATTTCATGGCAGCAGCCGTTGAAGGACGCCCTTATAAACAACAATACCCAATCGACTCAGCTAATCCAACAACAGAGAAAGAGATCGATGCTTCTTCACTTTGGAAAAAGATAGTTCACAATGCATGGAAATCTGCAGAACCAGGAGTTTTATTCTGGGATACTATTATCAGGGAATCTGTTCCTGACTGCTATGCCGACCTTGGATATAAAACCACATCTACTAATCCTTGCGGAGAAATCCCATTGTGTCCTTACGATTCATGTAGATTACTGGCTATCAACCTTTACTCTTATGTAGTAAATCCATTTAAAGAAGACGCTTATTTTGACTACGAACTATTTAAGGAACATGTAGCTCTTGCACAACGTATCATGGATGATATTATTGACCTTGAGCTGGAAAAGATTGAGCGTATTATTCACAAGATAGATTCTGACCCTGAGGGCGCTGAAGTAAAACACGCTGAAAAGTTACTTTGGGAAAAGATATATAAAAAGAGCGGACAAGGAAGACGTACCGGCGTAGGTATTACTGCTGAAGGAGATATGTTGGCAGCTTTAGGTTTGAGATATGGAACAGAAGAAGCAACAACTTTCTCTGAAGAAGTTCACAAGACTATTGCACTTTATGCTTACCGTTCTTCTGTGGAAATGGCCAAAGAGCGTGGTGCATTCGAAATATACGATGCAGAAAGAGAAAAGAATAATCCGTTCATCAACCGTCTTAAAGATGCCGATCCGGCTCTTTATGAAGACATGAAGAAATACGGACGCCGTAATATTGCTTGTTTAACTATTGCTCCGACAGGAACTACCAGTTTAATGACGCAAACCACTTCAGGAATTGAGCCAGTATTCCTCCCTGTTTATAAGAGAAGAAGAAAAGTTAATCCGAATGATACGCAGGTTCACATTGATTTTGTTGATGAGATCGGCGATGCATTTGAAGAATATATAGTTTTCCACCACAAGTTTGTAACATGGATGGAAGCTAGCGGCTACAATACTACCAAGCGTTATACACAGGAAGAGATAGATGAGCTGGTTGCTAAGTCTCCTTATTACAAAGCAACATCTAATGACGTAGATTGGATGATGAAGGTTAAGATGCAGGGAAGAATCCAGAAATGGGTAGACCACTCTATCAGCGTAACAATCAATCTGCCTAATGACGTAGATGAGGATTTAGTAAACCGTTTGTATGTTGAAGCATGGAGATCTGGTTGCAAAGGTTGCACAGTATACCGCGACGGTTCACGTTCGGGAGTATTGCTTTCTACCAAGTCTGATAAAAATGAACTGCCTCCTTGCAAACCACCTACGGTAGTTGAAGTCCGCCCTAAAGTTCTTGAAGCAGATGTGGTGAAATTCCAGAACAACAAAGAGAAATGGGTTGCTTTTGTAGGCTTGCTTGATGGAAGACCTTATGAGATCTTTACCGGTTTGCAGGACGATGACGAAGGTATCCTTCTTCCTAAAACAGTAACTCAGGGAAGAATTATCAAGAGTGTAGACGACAATGGGGTTAAGAGATACGACTTCCAGTTTGAAAACAAACGTGGATACAAAACCACCATTGAGGGACTATCTGAGAAGTTCAATAAAGAATACTGGAACTATGCAAAATTAATCTCGGGAGTGCTTCGTTACAGAATGCCAATAGAACAGGTTATTAAACTTGTGGGACAGTTACAACTGGATAATGAAAGCATTAACACATGGAAAAACGGTGTGGAACGCGCACTGAAGAAATACATTCAGGACGGAACAGAAGCAAAGGGAAAGAAATGTCCTAACTGTGGAAATGAGTCCTTAATCTATCAGGAAGGTTGTCTTATCTGTACATCGTGCGGAAGCTCTCGTTGCGGATAA
- a CDS encoding 4-alpha-glucanotransferase: MILSFHIEYRTNWGEEVRILGSVPELGGYDEEQAVPLRTIDGINWSLVQEIQDPTDGFIKYTYYIYKDGEPVRKEWDSFSRRIYISCAQNAVYRNLDAWKNIPDKQQFYSSAFTECLLARKHSELQKGDNKRSLVIKAYAPRIASNFALAISGNQPSLGNWDVNEVRLMNDADFPEWQITIDADQLSFPLEYKFVLYNLKENKVEAWENNPNRYLADPDIKDGETVQIADRYVYFKLPPYKGAGVAIPVFSLKSKQSFGVGDFSDLKMMIDWAANTNQKLVQILPVNDTTMTHTWTDSYPYNSISIYAFHPMYADLLKMGKLKDDAKMAYFTETQAKLNHKSTIDYEAVNKIKWEYFHLIFNQEGKNVFNSDSFKQFFAENREWLQPYAVFSYLRDLYNTPNFREWPQCTTYVQEEIEALCNPESKDYNEIAIYYYIQFHLHLQLLEASTYAREKGVVLKGDIPIGISRNSVEAWKDAHYFNLNGQAGAPPDDFSVNGQNWGFPTYNWEVMEKDGYNWWMKRFQKMAEYFDAYRIDHILGFFRIWEIPLDAVHGLLGQFVPSLPMSKEEIESNGLYFNEERFLKPYIHEGFLQQVFGPHTDYVKETFIRATDQWEIYEMRPEFDTQKKVEAYFSGKTDADSVWIRDGLYSIISDVLFIRDRKNKNMYHPRIGVQFDFIFQSLSDDDKAAFNNLYDNYYYKRHNIFWQEQAMKKLPQLINSTRMLVCGEDLGMIPDCVPWVMNELQILSLEIQRMPKSRLLEFGNVGNYPYRSVCTISTHDMSTLRGWWKEDPQQTQRFYNNVLGHYGAAPETASDHICEEVIKQHLYSNSILCVLTLQDWLSMSEEWRNSNIEAERINVPANPRHYWRYRMHLALEDLMQADSINTKIRELIMLTGRNPKK; encoded by the coding sequence ATGATTTTATCCTTTCATATAGAATACCGAACAAATTGGGGCGAAGAGGTTAGAATACTGGGTTCTGTCCCTGAACTTGGAGGTTACGATGAAGAACAGGCAGTTCCTCTTCGTACGATTGACGGAATAAACTGGAGTTTAGTTCAGGAAATTCAAGATCCAACTGACGGATTCATTAAATACACCTACTACATATACAAAGATGGAGAGCCAGTTCGTAAGGAATGGGATTCATTTTCCAGGAGAATTTATATCTCGTGTGCTCAGAACGCTGTATATCGCAATCTGGATGCCTGGAAGAATATTCCCGATAAGCAGCAATTTTATAGTTCTGCCTTCACAGAATGCTTGCTGGCAAGAAAGCACAGCGAGTTGCAGAAAGGAGACAACAAAAGGTCATTGGTAATCAAAGCTTATGCGCCAAGAATTGCAAGTAACTTCGCTTTGGCTATTTCAGGCAACCAACCTTCGTTAGGAAATTGGGATGTGAACGAGGTACGCTTGATGAATGATGCCGATTTCCCTGAGTGGCAAATAACGATTGATGCCGATCAGCTCTCGTTTCCACTTGAATACAAATTTGTTCTTTATAATTTAAAAGAGAATAAAGTGGAAGCATGGGAGAATAATCCCAACCGCTATCTGGCCGATCCTGATATTAAAGATGGTGAAACTGTTCAGATAGCCGACAGATATGTCTATTTTAAACTACCGCCATATAAGGGAGCTGGAGTAGCTATTCCGGTTTTCTCGCTTAAATCAAAGCAAAGTTTTGGAGTGGGCGACTTCAGTGATCTGAAAATGATGATCGACTGGGCTGCTAATACTAACCAAAAGCTGGTACAGATTCTGCCCGTTAATGATACAACCATGACGCATACATGGACAGACTCATATCCATACAACAGCATTTCAATCTATGCTTTCCATCCCATGTATGCCGATTTGCTTAAAATGGGTAAGCTGAAAGATGATGCGAAGATGGCTTATTTTACAGAAACACAAGCTAAGCTGAATCATAAATCGACCATAGATTACGAAGCAGTAAATAAAATAAAGTGGGAATATTTCCATCTGATTTTCAATCAGGAAGGTAAAAATGTATTCAATTCGGATTCATTCAAGCAATTCTTCGCTGAGAACCGGGAATGGTTGCAGCCTTACGCGGTGTTTAGTTACCTGCGCGACCTGTACAATACCCCTAATTTTAGGGAATGGCCGCAATGTACCACTTATGTTCAGGAAGAGATTGAGGCACTTTGCAATCCGGAATCAAAAGATTACAATGAAATAGCGATCTATTATTATATACAATTCCACCTACACTTGCAGTTACTTGAGGCGTCTACCTACGCCCGCGAAAAAGGAGTTGTCCTTAAGGGAGATATTCCGATAGGTATAAGCCGCAATAGTGTGGAAGCGTGGAAAGATGCACATTACTTTAACCTGAACGGACAGGCTGGTGCCCCACCCGATGATTTCTCGGTAAATGGTCAGAACTGGGGTTTCCCTACTTACAACTGGGAAGTGATGGAAAAAGATGGCTATAACTGGTGGATGAAGAGATTCCAAAAAATGGCAGAATACTTTGATGCATATCGCATTGATCATATTCTGGGATTTTTCCGAATCTGGGAAATTCCTCTAGATGCCGTTCATGGTTTGCTGGGACAGTTTGTTCCTTCATTGCCAATGTCGAAGGAAGAGATAGAAAGCAACGGTCTGTATTTTAATGAAGAGCGTTTTCTTAAGCCATATATCCACGAAGGATTCCTGCAGCAGGTATTTGGTCCGCATACAGATTATGTAAAAGAGACATTTATCCGTGCTACAGATCAGTGGGAGATCTATGAGATGCGTCCGGAATTCGATACACAAAAGAAAGTGGAGGCCTATTTCAGTGGAAAGACCGATGCAGACAGCGTCTGGATTCGTGATGGATTATATTCGATTATAAGCGATGTACTTTTCATTCGCGACAGAAAGAATAAAAATATGTATCACCCACGTATTGGTGTGCAGTTCGATTTCATTTTTCAGTCGCTGAGTGACGACGATAAGGCTGCATTCAATAATCTGTACGACAATTATTACTACAAGCGCCATAATATATTCTGGCAGGAACAAGCCATGAAGAAACTTCCACAATTAATAAACAGCACACGAATGCTTGTTTGCGGGGAAGACCTCGGCATGATTCCCGATTGTGTGCCTTGGGTAATGAACGAACTTCAGATATTGAGTCTGGAAATACAACGCATGCCCAAAAGCCGATTACTGGAATTTGGCAATGTAGGTAATTATCCTTACCGCTCAGTATGCACAATTTCTACTCACGATATGTCAACTTTGCGAGGATGGTGGAAGGAAGATCCTCAGCAAACACAGCGGTTCTATAACAATGTGCTTGGACATTACGGAGCTGCCCCCGAAACAGCTTCAGATCATATTTGTGAAGAGGTGATAAAACAGCATCTTTACTCAAACTCTATCCTATGCGTACTGACTTTGCAGGATTGGCTGTCAATGAGTGAAGAGTGGAGAAATTCCAATATAGAGGCCGAACGCATTAATGTTCCGGCAAATCCCAGACACTACTGGCGATATCGCATGCATCTTGCTCTGGAAGATTTGATGCAGGCCGACAGTATTAATACTAAAATCAGAGAATTGATTATGCTAACAGGGAGAAATCCTAAAAAATAA
- the folB gene encoding dihydroneopterin aldolase, with amino-acid sequence MKSKDMYIFLSNVKFYARHGVGAQETLVGNTFIIDLRLKVDFSKAAESDDLNYTISYADVFKVVKAEMKIPSLLLEHVSQRIVNRLFNDFPTIEAIDLKLAKQNPPMGADIDCAGVEMHCER; translated from the coding sequence ATGAAATCGAAAGATATGTATATCTTCCTCAGCAACGTGAAGTTTTACGCCCGTCATGGGGTTGGAGCTCAGGAAACACTGGTAGGCAATACTTTTATTATTGACCTTAGACTGAAAGTGGATTTCAGCAAGGCTGCGGAAAGTGATGATCTTAATTACACAATTAGTTATGCCGATGTATTTAAGGTGGTAAAAGCAGAAATGAAAATTCCGTCTCTCCTTCTTGAACATGTGAGCCAAAGAATTGTAAATAGATTATTCAACGACTTTCCTACAATAGAAGCCATTGATCTTAAACTAGCCAAGCAGAATCCTCCTATGGGAGCGGACATTGACTGTGCCGGTGTGGAAATGCATTGTGAACGATAG